Below is a genomic region from Pseudomonas frederiksbergensis.
TTGTTTCTGAATACACCTTACGTGCGCTCTGGTGGCCTGGGGCAGGCGCTGGCCGATCATCTGCCGCGCAAGACCGGTCTGCAGGTGTTGTTGCTCGGTGCGCTGGCGTGCGTGCTGATCGGTGGCTGGAGCGGTATGGTTGCACTGGTGTTGGCGGCTCTGATGTTCTTCTGGTTGCGCCAGGTGATGCTGCGGCGTCTGGGCGGGACCACGGGCGATACCGCAGGGGCGTTGCTGGAGCTGCTGGAAATGGCGGTACTGGTGGGTTTGGCACTGCTCTAAAGGGCAGCTCCTACGGTCATTCGATATTCACATCTTGCTTTCTGTCAATCGCGGGTATATACACGCACTATGCTAGCCTCTCAATGTTTATGCACCAATCTGCGTCGCGCCGCTCGTGGCGTCAGCAGGCATTACGACGGCGCCCTCGACGGCTTCGGGATCAACGTTGCGCAGTATTCCTTGCTGTGCAATTTGCAGCGTCTCGATCAACCGAGCATTTCCACCCTGGCGGAAGCCATGGGGCTGGATCGCAGCACCTTGGGGCGCAATCTGCGGGTGCTGGAGGGAGAAGGGCTGGTGATGCTGGTTGAGGGTGAAGACCAGCGCAATCGCATCGTGCAACTGACCGAAACCGGGCGTGAACGCTTGGCAGCGGCCTTACCGGCTTGGGAAGCGGCACAGCAGCGGCTGATCGACCGTCTGGGCGCGGAGAAGCGCGCAATCTTGCTGGCCTTGCTGGATGAACTGGCCTGAGGCGGCGGGCTTTTCCGAGCATTAGCCCGAATTTAAGTGGGTATATACCCGCTACTGGAGAATAAGAATGACATCGATGTGGCGTACCAGCGGTTGGGTTCTACTCGGGAGCGCACTGATTCTTGCGCTGTCGCTTGGCGTGAGGCATGGCTTTGGGCTGTTTTTGCCGCCGATGAGTGCGCAGTTCGGCTGGGGGCGTGAAGTGTTCGCTTTTGCCATCGCTCTGCAGAACCTGATCTGGGGGCTGGCGCAGCCATTCACGGGGGCGCTGGCGGACCGCTTCGGCGCGGCGAAAGTGGTGCTGGTCGGTGGTGTGCTGTACGCGGTGGGTTTGGTGTTCATGGGCTTGTCCGACTCGGCCTGGTCGCTGTCGTTGAGTGCCGGGCTGTTGATCGGCATCGGTCTGTCCGGTACGTCGTTCTCGGTGATTCTTGGCGTGGTGGGACGTGCAGTGCCGCCGGAGAAACGCAGCATGGGCATGGGGATCGCCAGCGCTGCCGGCTCCTTCGGCCAGTTCGCCATGTTGCCTGGCACGCTGGGGTTGATCGGCTGGCTCGGTTGGTCAACCGCGTTGATGGTGCTGGGCATGCTGGTGGCGTTGATTGTGCCGCTGGTCAGGATGCTCAAGGACAAACCGCTGCCAGTGCTCGGGCATGAGCAAACCTTGTCCGAGGCGCTGCATGAGGCGTGTTCGCACTCGGGTTTCTGGCTGCTGGCGTTCGGCTTTTTTGTCTGCGGTTTTCAAGTGGTGTTCATTGGTGTGCATTTGCCCGCCTATCTGGTCGATCAGCACCTGCCCGCGAGTGTCGGCACCACGGTGCTGGCGTTGATCGGCCTGTTCAATATCTTCGGGACTTACACTGCGGGCTGGCTCGGCGGGCGCATGTCCAAGCCGCGTCTGTTGACAGGGCTCTACGTGCTGCGTGCGGTGGTGATTGGTCTGTTCATCTGGGCACCGGTGACGCAAACCAGTGCTTATCTGTTCGGCATGGCCATGGGGTTCCTCTGGCTGTCGACGGTGCCTTTGACCAACGGCACGGTAGCGACGCTGTTTGGTGTACGAAACCTCTCTATGCTCGGTGGTATCGTTTTTCTCTTCCACCAATTGGGCTCGTTCCTTGGCGGCTGGTTGGGTGGAGTGGTTTACGACCGAACAGGAAGCTATGACTTGATCTGGCAGGTAGCGATTCTCCTCAGTCTGTTGGCGGCAGCCTTGAACTGGCCCGTGCGCGAGCGCCCGGTGGCGCGGTTGCAGGCTCAGGCGAGTGTTGCATGAGCAGGGGCGGAGCATGGCTCGCCGCCGCCGGAGCTGGCGCGCTGCTGTTGGCGTTGGCCTGGTGGGGCTGGCATCAGGGCGGTCTGGCACTGATGCAACTCGGTATGGGTTCTTGCTGAGTCAGCGCCTACTAAAAAGCCCCGCCTCTGTACAAGAGAGCGGGGCTTTTTCAATTCAGCGGGTGAGTTGTTCAGGCTCGCCGTGAATCAGAAGCGGTAGGTAGCGCCGACACCAAAACCATTGGCGCTGTTTTCGTACTTGGCGCTGTAACTGTCGACTGCGTTGGAGCGATTCACCGTGACAGCTTCTTCCTTGAGGTAGGAGTAGGCGACGTCGATGGTCAGATCATTGGTGACATTGTAGCCGGCACCAAGGCTGAAGATAGTGCGGTCACCCGTAGGAATACGTGGGGAACGGTCAGTATTGTTGGTAGGCGACTGGTCAAAGGTCAGGCCGGTGCGCAATACCCACTGCTTGTTCAACTGGTAGGAAGTACCGATGGCGTAGGCCCAGGTATTGTGCCAGTTCTGCTCTTCCGTAATGGTGCCGAACAGGGCAGGGGACAACGCACCGCCTTGTGCCGCCGTTACACCTTCGTTATTCACGGTGATGTCTTTCAGGCGGCTCCAGCGAGTCCAGGTGGAACCTGCATACAGGGTCCACGCATCCGTCAGCTGTTGTGTTACGGAGAAGTCGACCGATTCAGGTGTTTCGATTTTCAGCGAAGCATCGTATCGATTGCTCTGCAGGAAGGCGGAAGGAGCATTGGCGCCTGCGGTGATATCGGTATGACCTTCGAGCTTGTAATTCACTTTCGAGTGGTAGGTCAGGCCGACGCGAGTCGTGTCGGTTGCTTGCACCAGGACCCCGAAGTTATAGCCCAGAGCGGTATCGTCGCCTTTGATTTTGACGTGGGTATCGCCAAAGAGCGGTACATCCGACTCGAGCGTGCCGCCGATGCGGTTAATGGTCGGGCCGAAACCGATCGATACTCTGTCGTTAAAGGCGTAGCTGACGGTAGGTTGGAAAGTCACAACCTTGACTTCACTCTTGCTGCCGAAGCCGCCACCCTGGAAGCCACTTTCATAGTTGGTAATCAGACCAAAAGGTGCATAGACGCCGAGGCCGAATGCCCAGTGATCATCGATCGGCTTGACGTAATAGCCCATCGGAACGGCTGTGAATGGCACCATGTCGCCTTTGTTGGTACCCGGATGGGCGCCTTTGGCGTCTTTGATATCACTCGAAGCATCGATAGCTGCCAGCCCGCCAGTGACTTCCTGGCGCTTGATTCGCGACATGCCGGCAGGGTTGCCAAATACAGTACTTGCGTCATCGGCAGATGAAGAGCGTCCCGCAAAACCAGTCCCCATCCCGCTGATGCTCTGTTCGTTGAGGGCAAAGCCACTTGCGAAGATCTGCGTGGATGCCAAGGTAACGGCGAGGCTAAGGGTGGTTTTGAGTATTACTTTTTTCATTATTAGAACTCCTGATGATCACCGGGGCGAAAATTACCAACATTTTCGTTCCAGCGCTATAGGCTGTATGGCTTGAGATAGAGCGCTTTTGTAGGACAATCAGACCAAATTCGCGTCTATATGCGCGATCTTGCAAATTGCCCGGTTAACAGGCGATCTGATTCAGTGGTGATACACAGGTTTGCCAGGCGCAGGTGAAGTCACGTAGACGACCTTGCGGCTGGAAGGTCTGGCGCCAGATTCGGGCCATGCCCAGCAG
It encodes:
- a CDS encoding MFS transporter gives rise to the protein MTSMWRTSGWVLLGSALILALSLGVRHGFGLFLPPMSAQFGWGREVFAFAIALQNLIWGLAQPFTGALADRFGAAKVVLVGGVLYAVGLVFMGLSDSAWSLSLSAGLLIGIGLSGTSFSVILGVVGRAVPPEKRSMGMGIASAAGSFGQFAMLPGTLGLIGWLGWSTALMVLGMLVALIVPLVRMLKDKPLPVLGHEQTLSEALHEACSHSGFWLLAFGFFVCGFQVVFIGVHLPAYLVDQHLPASVGTTVLALIGLFNIFGTYTAGWLGGRMSKPRLLTGLYVLRAVVIGLFIWAPVTQTSAYLFGMAMGFLWLSTVPLTNGTVATLFGVRNLSMLGGIVFLFHQLGSFLGGWLGGVVYDRTGSYDLIWQVAILLSLLAAALNWPVRERPVARLQAQASVA
- a CDS encoding MarR family winged helix-turn-helix transcriptional regulator, translating into MLASQCLCTNLRRAARGVSRHYDGALDGFGINVAQYSLLCNLQRLDQPSISTLAEAMGLDRSTLGRNLRVLEGEGLVMLVEGEDQRNRIVQLTETGRERLAAALPAWEAAQQRLIDRLGAEKRAILLALLDELA
- a CDS encoding OmpP1/FadL family transporter yields the protein MKKVILKTTLSLAVTLASTQIFASGFALNEQSISGMGTGFAGRSSSADDASTVFGNPAGMSRIKRQEVTGGLAAIDASSDIKDAKGAHPGTNKGDMVPFTAVPMGYYVKPIDDHWAFGLGVYAPFGLITNYESGFQGGGFGSKSEVKVVTFQPTVSYAFNDRVSIGFGPTINRIGGTLESDVPLFGDTHVKIKGDDTALGYNFGVLVQATDTTRVGLTYHSKVNYKLEGHTDITAGANAPSAFLQSNRYDASLKIETPESVDFSVTQQLTDAWTLYAGSTWTRWSRLKDITVNNEGVTAAQGGALSPALFGTITEEQNWHNTWAYAIGTSYQLNKQWVLRTGLTFDQSPTNNTDRSPRIPTGDRTIFSLGAGYNVTNDLTIDVAYSYLKEEAVTVNRSNAVDSYSAKYENSANGFGVGATYRF